A window of Campylobacter pinnipediorum subsp. pinnipediorum contains these coding sequences:
- a CDS encoding ankyrin repeat domain-containing protein produces MEEITEQDEQRYAELCGKAFEFARHNKKEELEKMINAGLSVNLKNEKGDSLIMLASYRNSLETVKMLIEKGARVDERNDKNQTPLAGACFKGHLEVVKALVEAGADINANNGMGATPHTFAMIFGRTEVVKYLNSVNKKHSFLQKIFGKIFGLFSGK; encoded by the coding sequence ATAGAAGAAATAACCGAGCAAGATGAACAAAGATATGCTGAGCTTTGTGGCAAGGCTTTTGAATTTGCAAGGCATAATAAAAAAGAAGAGTTAGAAAAAATGATAAATGCGGGGCTTAGTGTGAATCTAAAAAATGAAAAAGGCGATTCGCTTATAATGCTTGCAAGTTATCGCAACTCGCTTGAAACGGTAAAAATGCTTATAGAAAAAGGTGCTAGGGTTGATGAGAGAAATGACAAAAACCAAACCCCGCTTGCTGGTGCTTGTTTTAAAGGTCATCTTGAAGTAGTTAAGGCTTTGGTTGAAGCTGGTGCTGACATAAATGCAAACAATGGCATGGGTGCTACTCCACATACCTTTGCTATGATATTTGGTAGAACTGAGGTTGTAAAATATCTAAATAGTGTAAATAAAAAACATAGTTTTTTACAAAAAATATTCGGTAAGATTTTTGGTTTATTTTCAGGTAAATAG
- a CDS encoding DUF2130 domain-containing protein, whose translation MEKQSIKCPNCGETIDINDILYHKLESEFKEKNLQEKKKFEDELNQKRSEYKEAFAKLKEQELSIKAQEESFNERLEKATKELLKQQRQKLSDELKKELLEEQSESINLLKKELEEKSNQVKELNKSKAEIEKLKREKDEMESKIKAEAELVLSKQLSEEKAKIQKILDEQNELKFKQKEEQLEQLRKQLVDAQRKAEQGSQQLQGEVQELAIEEYLSAKFAFDTIEEIKKGVRGGDCVQTVHTREFQNCGKIYYESKRTKEFQRAWIEKFKADMREKGADVGVLVTEVLPKELSRMGLIDGVWVCTYEEFKGLVGVLREGVIKVYLAKKSDENKTDKMSLLYGYLTSNEFKMQIEAIVEGFTQMQSDLDSEKRSMQRIWKQREKQIEKVLDNTIGMYGSIKGIAGNSIGSVKALELAYNEKEEK comes from the coding sequence ATGGAAAAACAAAGTATAAAATGCCCAAATTGCGGAGAAACAATAGACATAAACGACATACTTTATCATAAGCTAGAGAGTGAATTTAAAGAAAAAAATCTACAAGAAAAAAAGAAATTTGAAGATGAATTAAACCAAAAAAGAAGCGAATACAAAGAAGCATTTGCAAAGCTTAAAGAACAAGAATTAAGCATAAAAGCACAAGAAGAAAGCTTTAATGAAAGGCTTGAAAAAGCCACAAAGGAGCTTTTAAAACAGCAAAGACAAAAATTAAGCGATGAGCTTAAAAAAGAACTTTTAGAAGAACAAAGCGAATCCATAAATCTTTTAAAAAAAGAGCTTGAAGAAAAATCAAATCAAGTAAAAGAGCTAAACAAAAGCAAGGCTGAGATAGAAAAGCTAAAACGTGAAAAAGATGAGATGGAGTCAAAAATAAAAGCAGAAGCCGAGCTTGTCTTAAGCAAGCAGTTAAGCGAAGAAAAGGCAAAAATTCAAAAAATCTTAGATGAGCAAAACGAGCTTAAGTTCAAACAAAAAGAAGAGCAACTAGAACAGCTTAGAAAGCAACTTGTTGATGCTCAAAGAAAGGCAGAACAAGGCTCACAACAACTTCAAGGTGAGGTGCAAGAGCTAGCCATTGAAGAGTATTTGAGTGCAAAGTTTGCCTTTGATACTATTGAAGAGATTAAAAAAGGTGTTAGGGGTGGGGACTGTGTGCAGACGGTTCATACAAGAGAGTTTCAAAACTGCGGAAAAATTTATTATGAGAGTAAGAGAACTAAGGAATTTCAAAGGGCTTGGATAGAAAAATTTAAAGCTGATATGAGAGAAAAGGGTGCTGATGTCGGTGTTTTGGTGACTGAAGTGCTTCCAAAAGAGCTAAGCAGAATGGGGCTTATTGATGGTGTGTGGGTTTGCACTTATGAGGAGTTTAAGGGGCTTGTTGGTGTGCTTAGAGAGGGTGTTATAAAGGTATATTTAGCTAAAAAATCAGATGAAAATAAGACAGATAAGATGAGTTTGCTTTATGGCTATTTAACCAGCAATGAGTTTAAAATGCAAATAGAAGCGATAGTTGAGGGCTTTACTCAAATGCAAAGCGACCTTGATAGCGAAAAACGCTCAATGCAAAGAATTTGGAAACAAAGAGAAAAACAGATAGAAAAGGTGCTTGATAATACGATAGGAATGTATGGTTCTATCAAAGGCATAGCTGGAAACAGCATAGGAAGTGTTAAAGCACTTGAGTTAGCTTATAATGAAAAGGAGGAAAAATAA
- a CDS encoding DUF1007 family protein: MKNFFLVIILSVNTFACALCALYSPTAHVTTKFHTTNDNIDSVKLIWTFSENFSNLMLQTYDTNSDKHFDKSELQVVFRSLLDYLVPNGFLTKISYYKGDEDAKDVLLKVKDYNIFFDKGRLRFEVEFLLGIKIEQNLVMPIEVFDKNEYFYFTFMDEKSYEISPSYWVVQNINANINFFKIVKKEVAKQDDAKPKLKDVVSLQEKEPDYSYIDEIDANKFDSLSKVSLGFLDRLKQIFKDNQKNPTIFSTFLILFFSFVYGFLHAAGPGHAKLLTGSYFAANGGSYLKAFNFSIKVGAMHVLGAFILVGTTFLTLSKIDLILSRELSRISTLICGIVIAMIAIYMLYTKLKKTKPKYTWNTHESGCGCASCASINLSKNSTYKDWVIAASSALIPCPGVILVFILAFELGSYFTGILSGIFMALGMSVVIFLSAVFGQKINNNSISKIRNFKSYIELIAILIMFVLGIFMIFISSKSSIF; the protein is encoded by the coding sequence TTGAAAAATTTTTTTTTAGTTATTATCCTTAGTGTTAATACATTTGCGTGTGCGTTGTGTGCTTTATATAGCCCTACCGCACACGTAACCACTAAATTTCATACAACAAATGATAATATAGATAGTGTAAAACTTATCTGGACATTTTCTGAAAATTTTTCAAATTTGATGCTTCAAACATATGATACAAATTCAGATAAACACTTTGATAAAAGTGAATTGCAGGTTGTTTTTAGATCTCTTTTAGACTATCTTGTTCCAAATGGATTTTTAACTAAAATATCGTATTACAAAGGCGATGAAGATGCAAAAGATGTCTTGCTTAAAGTAAAAGATTATAATATATTTTTTGACAAAGGGCGGCTGAGATTTGAAGTTGAGTTTTTATTGGGGATAAAAATAGAACAAAACCTTGTTATGCCTATAGAAGTTTTTGACAAAAATGAGTATTTTTATTTTACTTTTATGGATGAAAAATCATACGAAATATCGCCTAGTTATTGGGTTGTTCAAAACATAAATGCAAACATAAATTTCTTTAAAATAGTAAAAAAAGAGGTTGCAAAGCAGGATGATGCCAAACCAAAGTTAAAAGATGTAGTAAGTTTGCAAGAAAAAGAGCCTGATTATTCTTATATAGATGAGATTGATGCTAATAAATTTGACTCTTTATCAAAGGTAAGTCTTGGATTTTTAGATAGACTAAAGCAAATTTTTAAAGACAATCAAAAAAATCCAACTATATTTTCAACATTTTTGATACTGTTTTTTTCTTTTGTTTATGGCTTTTTGCATGCTGCTGGTCCAGGACATGCTAAGCTTTTAACCGGAAGCTATTTTGCTGCAAATGGAGGAAGTTATCTTAAAGCTTTTAACTTTTCTATAAAAGTTGGTGCTATGCATGTTTTGGGAGCTTTTATCTTAGTTGGAACTACATTTTTGACACTTAGTAAGATAGACTTAATACTTTCTAGAGAATTATCAAGAATTTCAACATTAATTTGTGGCATTGTGATAGCAATGATAGCTATTTATATGCTATATACAAAACTTAAAAAAACAAAACCAAAATATACTTGGAATACACACGAAAGTGGTTGTGGTTGTGCATCTTGTGCGAGCATAAACCTAAGCAAAAATAGCACATATAAAGACTGGGTTATAGCGGCTTCATCTGCCTTGATACCTTGTCCGGGTGTTATTTTGGTGTTTATACTTGCTTTTGAGCTTGGAAGTTATTTTACGGGTATACTAAGCGGTATTTTTATGGCTCTTGGAATGAGTGTTGTTATATTTTTATCAGCCGTTTTTGGCCAAAAAATAAATAACAACTCTATATCAAAAATAAGAAATTTTAAATCCTATATAGAGCTTATTGCTATTTTGATAATGTTTGTTCTAGGAATTTTTATGATTTTTATTTCATCAAAAAGTAGTATATTTTGA
- a CDS encoding metal ABC transporter ATP-binding protein, producing MLNMIELKNVSFSYDDTNFVLKDIDLNVNIDDFLVIIGPNGGGKSTLLKLMLGLLEPQNGSIKVFNKSPKNISNVIGYVPQSFMHNQNFPITVIEVVLMGLIDKKIFGFYTKSQKQEALKALEMVNMQDYAKVRIDELSGGQRQRVYIARALCTKSKILMLDEPTASVDTKTQAEIYSLLKHINANGIGIVLISHDANIALSFATKVAYVSKNLHLHDITPDLNKQEFIAHLVKNHNHFCDVELALKECGCD from the coding sequence ATTTTGAATATGATTGAATTAAAAAATGTTAGTTTTAGTTATGATGATACAAATTTTGTTTTAAAAGATATTGATTTAAATGTAAATATTGATGATTTTTTGGTTATCATAGGACCAAATGGAGGCGGAAAAAGCACACTTTTAAAGCTTATGTTGGGACTTTTAGAACCACAAAATGGAAGCATAAAAGTATTTAACAAATCTCCAAAAAATATAAGCAATGTCATAGGTTATGTTCCTCAAAGCTTTATGCACAATCAAAACTTTCCTATAACTGTTATAGAAGTAGTATTAATGGGGCTTATAGATAAAAAAATATTTGGTTTTTATACAAAATCACAAAAACAAGAAGCTTTAAAAGCCCTTGAAATGGTGAATATGCAAGATTATGCCAAGGTTCGCATAGATGAGCTTAGTGGTGGTCAAAGGCAAAGGGTTTATATAGCTAGGGCATTATGTACAAAGAGTAAAATTTTAATGCTTGATGAGCCAACGGCTAGTGTAGATACAAAAACACAAGCAGAAATATACTCTTTGCTAAAGCATATAAATGCTAATGGCATAGGTATAGTGCTTATAAGCCATGATGCAAATATCGCTCTTAGCTTTGCTACAAAGGTAGCTTATGTGAGTAAAAATCTTCATTTGCACGATATAACACCTGATTTAAATAAACAAGAATTTATAGCACATCTAGTTAAAAATCATAACCATTTTTGTGATGTTGAGCTTGCTTTAAAGGAGTGTGGCTGTGATTGA
- the queC gene encoding 7-cyano-7-deazaguanine synthase QueC → MKKAVCIMSGGMDSTLCAVLAKKQGYDIVALHFDYNQRTMSREKRAFNEICDKIGVVKKVELDVSFIADIGANALTDLSMDIRKDGVADDVPNTYVPFRNGIFISIAAALAEKEGAEALFIGVVEEDSSGYPDCSDEFIKSINNAINKGTKDSTNIKIHMPLVHLSKSDIVKTSLQNNSPLELTWSCYENEDDACGLCDSCRLRLNGFELAGAKDPIKYIS, encoded by the coding sequence ATGAAAAAAGCAGTTTGTATAATGAGTGGAGGAATGGATAGCACCTTGTGTGCTGTTTTGGCAAAAAAACAAGGCTATGATATCGTTGCATTGCATTTTGATTATAATCAACGCACGATGAGCCGTGAAAAGCGTGCATTTAACGAGATATGTGACAAAATAGGTGTGGTAAAAAAGGTAGAGCTTGATGTTAGCTTTATAGCTGATATAGGTGCTAATGCCTTGACTGATTTGAGTATGGATATAAGAAAAGACGGCGTTGCTGATGATGTGCCAAATACCTATGTGCCTTTTAGAAACGGCATTTTTATATCCATTGCAGCAGCACTTGCTGAAAAAGAGGGGGCAGAGGCTCTTTTTATAGGGGTGGTTGAGGAAGATAGTAGCGGTTATCCTGATTGTAGCGATGAGTTTATAAAAAGCATAAATAATGCTATAAACAAAGGCACAAAAGACAGCACAAATATAAAAATTCATATGCCCTTAGTTCATCTTAGTAAGTCTGATATAGTAAAAACATCTTTACAAAACAACTCTCCACTTGAGCTTACTTGGTCTTGTTATGAAAACGAAGATGATGCTTGCGGACTTTGTGATAGTTGCAGGCTTAGGTTAAACGGCTTTGAGCTCGCTGGCGCAAAAGATCCTATAAAATACATCTCTTAG
- a CDS encoding catalase, protein MKQLTTTFGNPIADNQNSLTAGSRGGIMLQDYQLIEKLAHQNRERIPERTVHANGSAAYGVLDITEDISQYTKAKVLQKGEKTKLLLRFSTVAGEAGAADAERDVRGFALKFYTKEGNWDLVGNNTPVFFLKDPYKFPDFIHTQKRNPRTHMRSAQAAWDFWSLSPETLHQVTILMSDRGIPASYRQMHGFGSHTYSLINKYGKRVWVKFHFKTRQGIKNLTNKEANEIIANDRESHQKDLYENIEKGNFPSWDFKIQVMTEEQAKKLPYSPFDLTKVWSHKDFPLIKVGVMTLNENPNNYFNEVEQAAFSPSNIVPGIGFSPDRMLQARIFSYPDAQRYRIGTHYAQLKVNRPINEVGTYTVGGAMNNGAYEIEQNAYYEPNSYGGAQENKEFLEPDLALEGLMKRYDHRELDDDYYSQPRDLFNLMNDSQKKQLFNNIAESMAGVSDEVVNRALGHFEKISSDYANGVRKALKK, encoded by the coding sequence ATGAAACAATTAACTACGACTTTTGGAAATCCAATAGCTGATAATCAAAACTCACTAACAGCTGGCAGTAGGGGAGGCATAATGCTACAAGACTATCAGCTCATAGAAAAACTAGCTCATCAAAACAGAGAAAGAATCCCTGAAAGAACAGTTCATGCAAATGGTAGTGCGGCTTATGGAGTACTTGATATAACAGAAGATATCTCACAATACACAAAGGCAAAGGTTTTGCAAAAAGGCGAAAAAACCAAGCTACTTTTGAGATTTTCAACAGTTGCAGGCGAGGCTGGTGCAGCTGATGCTGAAAGAGATGTTCGTGGATTTGCACTTAAATTTTATACAAAAGAGGGTAACTGGGATTTAGTGGGCAACAATACACCTGTATTTTTCTTAAAAGACCCTTATAAATTCCCTGATTTTATCCATACTCAAAAGAGAAATCCAAGAACACATATGCGTTCAGCACAGGCAGCTTGGGACTTTTGGAGCTTAAGTCCTGAAACACTTCATCAAGTTACTATACTAATGAGCGATAGGGGTATTCCGGCAAGTTATAGACAAATGCACGGATTTGGTAGCCATACATATAGTCTTATAAACAAATATGGAAAAAGAGTTTGGGTTAAATTTCACTTTAAAACAAGACAAGGCATTAAAAACTTAACAAACAAAGAAGCCAATGAAATAATAGCAAACGATAGAGAAAGCCACCAAAAAGACCTATATGAAAATATAGAAAAAGGAAACTTTCCAAGCTGGGATTTTAAAATCCAAGTAATGACAGAAGAACAAGCTAAAAAGCTTCCTTATAGTCCGTTTGACTTGACTAAGGTTTGGTCGCACAAGGATTTTCCGCTTATAAAAGTTGGTGTAATGACTCTAAATGAAAATCCAAATAATTACTTTAATGAAGTAGAACAAGCGGCATTTAGCCCTTCAAATATAGTTCCGGGCATTGGATTTAGCCCTGATAGAATGCTTCAAGCTAGGATTTTTAGCTATCCCGATGCACAAAGATATAGGATAGGCACTCACTATGCACAGCTTAAAGTAAATCGCCCTATAAACGAAGTAGGCACTTATACTGTTGGTGGTGCTATGAATAATGGCGCATATGAGATAGAACAAAATGCTTACTATGAGCCAAATAGCTATGGTGGCGCACAGGAAAATAAAGAATTCCTTGAGCCTGATTTGGCACTTGAGGGTCTTATGAAAAGGTATGATCATAGAGAGCTAGATGATGATTATTACTCACAGCCAAGAGATTTGTTTAATCTTATGAACGACTCACAAAAAAAGCAACTTTTTAACAATATAGCTGAGAGTATGGCTGGTGTTAGTGATGAGGTTGTAAATAGAGCTTTGGGGCATTTTGAAAAAATATCAAGCGATTATGCTAATGGTGTTAGAAAAGCTTTGAAAAAATAA
- a CDS encoding TonB-dependent receptor plug domain-containing protein codes for MNNLFKTGLSIVLIANILSTAHAANEVELDSVEIVDQYYKERIEAYKKSGAVSIRDEINKSDKTLDTIIRSIPGTFTQMNKGAGAVTVNIRGGTGFGRVNTMVDGVSQTFYSSGGDTGGKGGAGSQFGASIDPSFITSVELNRGSFKGSGGANSLMGSSNFKTIGVDDILRFDRDIGGMVKSQVGSNDMRPEHMFAVAGKRFFNYGGALGFLYGHSEKTISQNYEVGGGETHEQKSLRDTKRISDDYEREYYPQKSPYDSTPYDPEKVRQKPKSDIFKIEYTDDYNSLELQYRTLNNHLAGRSIKNKTKQINYNLNIPDNNLINFNFLYSNNFNQQNYDIGAEIINRRINKPLAGENKAEIFDISNTFEFELPKDSTLSTTFGLNILENKYSRNRYPDELKIYKICEEGEDNDDCLVSTSEFLGGTFSEAEKINAALPTNSFFPQGEQKFKAFYLDNSINWDKLTFDYNINFVKYKNKGESLLTVSQFVDELNDQWNKLDEIWKKLPKNSKERDALEPDFNRLKELYKPYYDWTLVNDPDTNEQVPKGFTQNPNNIITKQDKVKDHFLNYSFMLAANLNEYFTPFIGLSRTHRAPTIQEMFFSNLSNAGKNLSLKPETAKTKQIGFNGFTQGVITKNDTIGYKFTRYQTRIENFIHNILSYRVVPGKYLDGTPVTVGTIYHRNHNEEVSINGFEAEISYDMGTFFANVSFAKQKTNQPASYSDISRTADNITVDQADAQSFGLTKVTILPNQYGSLELGVRLFDQKLTLGGIAKYYGKSKRSKYDTTLMCEGGAKPIHPLDQHGNFNFERALQCPKDSKGNQYKSIGQIAEYEEFESQPIIYDIYAIYEPSKNLMIKFAIDNLTDKLYVNPLDANNDSASQYAKVIHTKQKNGKYFYTEYFQNNFARGRTAKLMFTYKF; via the coding sequence TTGAATAATTTGTTTAAAACCGGACTTAGCATAGTTTTGATTGCAAATATTTTGTCTACTGCACACGCCGCGAATGAAGTCGAGTTAGATTCAGTAGAGATTGTTGATCAATACTATAAAGAAAGGATTGAAGCATATAAAAAAAGCGGTGCCGTAAGTATTAGAGATGAGATAAATAAATCAGATAAAACACTTGACACTATAATAAGATCGATACCTGGGACATTTACACAGATGAACAAAGGTGCGGGGGCTGTTACTGTAAATATAAGAGGTGGTACTGGTTTTGGTAGAGTAAATACGATGGTAGATGGTGTTTCTCAAACATTTTATAGTAGTGGTGGAGATACCGGTGGTAAGGGTGGTGCAGGATCTCAGTTTGGTGCATCCATAGATCCATCATTTATTACAAGTGTTGAGCTAAACAGAGGCTCTTTTAAAGGAAGTGGTGGCGCAAACTCTTTAATGGGTTCTTCAAATTTTAAGACAATTGGAGTTGATGATATATTAAGATTTGATAGAGATATAGGTGGTATGGTAAAAAGCCAAGTTGGCAGTAATGATATGAGACCTGAGCATATGTTTGCAGTGGCTGGAAAGAGATTTTTTAACTACGGTGGTGCTCTTGGATTTTTATATGGGCATAGTGAAAAAACCATATCTCAAAACTATGAAGTTGGTGGTGGCGAGACTCACGAACAAAAATCACTTAGAGATACAAAACGTATATCAGATGACTATGAAAGAGAATATTATCCTCAAAAATCTCCATATGACTCAACACCATATGATCCAGAAAAAGTGAGACAAAAACCAAAAAGCGATATCTTTAAGATAGAATATACAGATGACTATAACTCACTTGAATTACAATACAGAACTCTCAACAACCATTTAGCAGGCAGAAGCATAAAAAATAAAACGAAACAGATTAATTATAATCTAAATATACCGGATAATAATTTGATTAATTTTAATTTTCTATACTCAAATAATTTCAATCAACAAAACTATGATATAGGTGCTGAGATAATAAATAGAAGAATAAACAAGCCGCTTGCCGGAGAAAATAAAGCTGAGATATTTGATATAAGTAACACATTTGAGTTTGAACTGCCCAAAGATTCAACTTTAAGCACCACATTTGGTTTAAACATATTAGAAAATAAATACTCTAGAAATCGCTATCCTGATGAACTTAAAATTTATAAAATTTGTGAAGAAGGAGAGGATAATGATGACTGCCTAGTATCAACTAGTGAGTTTTTAGGTGGCACTTTTTCTGAAGCAGAAAAAATAAATGCAGCATTGCCAACAAATTCATTTTTTCCACAAGGAGAACAAAAATTTAAAGCTTTTTACTTAGACAATTCAATCAATTGGGATAAATTAACTTTTGATTATAATATAAATTTTGTTAAGTATAAAAATAAAGGCGAAAGCCTGCTTACAGTTAGCCAATTTGTTGATGAATTAAACGATCAATGGAACAAACTTGATGAGATCTGGAAAAAATTACCCAAAAATTCAAAAGAAAGAGATGCATTAGAGCCGGATTTTAATAGATTAAAAGAACTTTATAAGCCTTACTATGATTGGACTTTAGTTAATGACCCTGATACAAACGAACAAGTGCCAAAAGGTTTCACACAAAATCCAAACAATATAATAACAAAACAAGATAAAGTTAAAGATCATTTTCTAAATTACTCTTTTATGTTAGCAGCCAATCTTAATGAATATTTTACACCTTTTATAGGGCTGTCAAGGACACACAGAGCACCTACTATACAAGAAATGTTTTTTTCAAACCTAAGTAATGCTGGAAAAAATTTATCCCTAAAACCAGAAACAGCCAAAACCAAACAAATAGGATTTAATGGATTTACTCAAGGAGTAATTACAAAAAACGATACAATAGGATATAAATTCACAAGATATCAAACAAGAATTGAAAATTTTATACACAATATATTAAGCTATAGGGTAGTTCCTGGAAAATATCTAGATGGTACACCTGTTACTGTCGGAACCATATATCACAGAAACCATAATGAAGAAGTATCTATAAACGGTTTCGAGGCTGAAATAAGCTATGATATGGGGACATTTTTTGCAAATGTAAGCTTTGCAAAACAAAAAACAAATCAACCAGCCTCTTATAGTGATATATCAAGGACTGCGGATAATATAACCGTGGATCAAGCCGATGCACAAAGTTTTGGATTAACAAAGGTTACAATATTACCTAATCAATACGGTTCTCTTGAACTAGGAGTAAGATTATTTGATCAAAAACTTACACTAGGAGGTATTGCAAAATACTATGGTAAGAGTAAAAGAAGCAAATATGATACAACTTTAATGTGCGAAGGTGGAGCTAAGCCTATTCATCCATTAGATCAACATGGTAATTTTAATTTTGAAAGAGCTTTACAATGTCCAAAAGATTCAAAAGGCAACCAATATAAAAGTATAGGTCAAATAGCAGAATACGAAGAATTTGAAAGCCAGCCTATAATATACGACATTTATGCTATATATGAACCTAGTAAAAATCTTATGATAAAATTTGCTATAGACAACTTAACAGACAAACTATACGTGAATCCACTTGATGCAAATAACGACTCAGCATCACAATATGCAAAAGTGATTCACACAAAGCAAAAAAATGGAAAATACTTTTATACGGAATACTTCCAAAACAACTTTGCTCGTGGTAGAACAGCAAAATTAATGTTTACATATAAATTCTAA
- the ybeY gene encoding rRNA maturation RNase YbeY, with protein sequence MIICDENYPEILDKICDFLTPGDVDLCFVDNEEMRKVNLKERGFDKTTDVLSFPLVYQPHAPLGCILINVDLVEEKANELGHSKEAEMALLFTHGLLHVLGYDHETDDGQMREKEEAVIAEFELPDSLIVRNS encoded by the coding sequence ATGATAATTTGTGATGAAAACTACCCAGAGATACTAGATAAAATTTGCGATTTTTTAACACCTGGTGATGTTGATTTGTGCTTTGTTGATAACGAAGAGATGAGAAAAGTAAATTTAAAAGAGCGTGGATTTGATAAAACAACTGATGTGCTTAGCTTTCCACTTGTCTATCAGCCACATGCGCCGCTTGGCTGCATACTTATAAATGTTGATTTGGTTGAAGAAAAAGCAAATGAACTAGGACATAGCAAAGAGGCTGAAATGGCACTTTTGTTTACTCATGGCTTACTTCATGTGCTAGGATATGATCACGAAACAGATGATGGGCAAATGAGAGAAAAAGAAGAAGCCGTTATAGCTGAGTTTGAACTTCCTGATAGCTTGATAGTAAGAAATTCATAA
- a CDS encoding metal ABC transporter permease, producing MIEILQLEFMQNALLGGLLVSIACGVVGSLVVINRMGFIAGGIAHGAYGGIGIAFFFSLEPLLGATVFSLLLAIIIAKITLVDKTKIDSIIGAIWAFGMALGIILIDLTPGYNVDLMSYLFGSILAVGDSDLVFMLVLNSIFIILVASLYRQFVAISFDMEFAKLRGVNVNLLYYVMVCMMALCVVATIRVVGLILVIALISIPSIMASGFTKRLGSMMVLSSIIASFFCIAGLFLSFEFNLTSGASIILVASLFFFIFCFRFKK from the coding sequence GTGATTGAGATTTTACAACTTGAGTTTATGCAAAACGCATTGCTTGGCGGATTACTTGTAAGCATAGCTTGTGGTGTTGTGGGTTCTTTGGTCGTTATAAATCGTATGGGTTTTATAGCAGGAGGCATAGCACACGGTGCTTATGGTGGCATAGGTATCGCCTTTTTTTTCTCGCTTGAGCCATTGCTTGGAGCGACAGTTTTTTCTTTATTGCTCGCTATAATTATCGCTAAAATAACACTTGTTGACAAGACAAAGATAGACTCTATCATAGGTGCCATTTGGGCTTTTGGAATGGCACTTGGTATTATCTTGATAGATCTCACACCTGGTTATAATGTTGATTTGATGAGCTATTTATTTGGCTCTATATTAGCTGTTGGCGATAGTGATTTGGTTTTTATGCTTGTTTTAAACTCTATATTTATTATACTCGTTGCTAGTTTATATCGCCAATTTGTAGCTATTAGCTTTGATATGGAGTTTGCAAAACTTCGTGGTGTAAATGTAAATTTACTGTATTATGTGATGGTTTGCATGATGGCGCTTTGTGTAGTCGCTACGATACGAGTTGTGGGGCTTATACTTGTTATAGCACTTATTAGTATACCATCTATAATGGCAAGTGGATTTACAAAAAGACTTGGTTCGATGATGGTTTTATCATCAATCATAGCTTCATTTTTTTGTATAGCTGGACTTTTTTTAAGCTTTGAGTTTAATCTTACAAGTGGAGCCAGTATCATACTTGTAGCTTCTTTGTTCTTTTTTATATTTTGTTTTAGATTTAAGAAATAA